The DNA region AGGTTGATTATCAGCAGCCGTAGAGAAAACCTCAGATTTTTTAGCTGGAATCGTGGTATTCGCATCAATTAATTTCGTGAATACGCCTCCCATAGTTTCAATTCCTAGAGAAAGTGGTGTTACATCTAAAAGAAGAACATCTTTTACCTCACCTGTAAGAACTCCTCCTTGAATCGCCGCACCAATTGCCACTACCTCATCAGGGTTTACACCTTTAGAAGGCTCCTTTCCAAAAAAGTTCTTAACGGCATCCTGAATAACAGGAATTCTTGTTGATCCTCCGACCAAGATAACTTCATCAATATCTCCTGCCGAAAGACCGGCATTTTTAAGAGCAGATTTACACGGTGCAATCGTTCTTTCAACTATTTCTGAAATCAACTGCTCAAATTTTGAACGTTGTAAAGTTCTTACCAAGTGCTTTGGAATACCATTTACCGGCATAATGTAAGGTAAGTTGATTTCTGTTGAAGTTGTAGATGATAACTCAATTTTTGCCTTTTCCGCAGCTTCCTTTAGTCTTTGTAAGGCCATAGGGTCTTCGCGCAAATCTAAACCTTCATCATTTTTGAACTCTTGTACCAACCATTCGATGATCGTTTCATCTACATCATCTCCACCAAGATGTGTATCTCCGTCGGTAGACAATACCTCAAATACACCATCACCTAGCTCAAGTATAGATACATCATGTGTTCCTCCACCAAAGTCAAATACGACTATTTTTTGATCTACGCCTTTTTTGTCAAGACCGTATGCTAAAGCTGCAGCCGTCGGCTCGTTAATGATTCTTTTAATGCTTAACCCTGCGACCTCACCAGCTTCTTTTGTTGCCTGCCTTTGAGAATCGTTAAAGTATGCTGGCACAGTCACAACTGCCTCACTTACTTCTTGACCCAAGTAGTCCTCAGCTGTTTTCTTCATTTTTTGAAGAATCATAGCCGATATTTCTTGTGGCGAATATTTTCTGTCATCAATTTTTACTCTCGGCGTATTGTTATCACCTTTAATAACTTCATATGGCATTCTTTTGACCTCTTTTTTACAATCGTCAAAACTTGAGCCCATGAATCTCTTAATTGAATATATTGTTTTTGTAGGGTTTGTAATGGCTTGTCTTTTCGCAGGATCTCCAACTTTACGTTCGCCTCCTTCAACAAAAGCCACAACAGATGGGGTCGTTCTTTTTCCCTCTGAGTTTGCGATAACAACTGGCTCATTACCTTCCATTACAGAAACACATGAATTCGTCGTACCTAAGTCAATTCCTATTATTTTTCCCATGATATTATTTTTTCCTTTCGATAGGTCAATTAGTATGCCATCGCCTGAATGAATCTCGAATTATGACAAAAAAGCAAAAAAGAAGTATAAATTATGTCTAAATGTCAGATTTTATGACATGATATAAAAGAGGCCATTAAGGAATGTAAAACCTCTTCATCCCAGGACCTTTATCCGAATCAATGATTAAGGTATAAACCCCTCTGGGCAAATCTTTAGGATTGAGTTCATTGATTATTGAACTGAATTTCCCCGAATAATACCCTTTACCATCAGCGGAAATAATTTTATAAAGTGCCCCAATCAAATTCGAATTAATTTCAATGAAAAGTGTTTCGAAATTACTCCAAACATGGATTTCATTTAAAACTTGTGCTGGGACTGCACCCAGACCACCAACATCGACAGGTTGTTCAACACTTTGGTTATAACCATATGAATGAATAATGATTGAGTCCGAACCAGAACTGACTGATAATTCTATCCAGCCATAGTGAGTGTTTCCTTCAGATTCAAATGAAACACCCAAAAACGCGTTGTTGGCTCCTAAAAAGCTTCCATACAAATAGGGAAAGATTCCAATACCCGCATCAATAAGTAGATTAATACCTAGAGAATAGCTTGTATCCACACCAAACTCGCTGGCGGCCGAAACAATTTCTCCCTCTGCAAAATTTGTCAAAGTAAAAATACTATTATCATTAACCCCAGCAGGTTGTCCATTCAATGATCCGAGAATGGCACTTGCACCAACATAAGTTGATGGCTGACCTCCCAGTAAAGTATCACCGCTCA from Flavobacteriales bacterium includes:
- the dnaK gene encoding molecular chaperone DnaK, with translation MGKIIGIDLGTTNSCVSVMEGNEPVVIANSEGKRTTPSVVAFVEGGERKVGDPAKRQAITNPTKTIYSIKRFMGSSFDDCKKEVKRMPYEVIKGDNNTPRVKIDDRKYSPQEISAMILQKMKKTAEDYLGQEVSEAVVTVPAYFNDSQRQATKEAGEVAGLSIKRIINEPTAAALAYGLDKKGVDQKIVVFDFGGGTHDVSILELGDGVFEVLSTDGDTHLGGDDVDETIIEWLVQEFKNDEGLDLREDPMALQRLKEAAEKAKIELSSTTSTEINLPYIMPVNGIPKHLVRTLQRSKFEQLISEIVERTIAPCKSALKNAGLSAGDIDEVILVGGSTRIPVIQDAVKNFFGKEPSKGVNPDEVVAIGAAIQGGVLTGEVKDVLLLDVTPLSLGIETMGGVFTKLIDANTTIPAKKSEVFSTAADNQP